From Microcystis aeruginosa NIES-2549, a single genomic window includes:
- the cobT gene encoding nicotinate mononucleotide-dependent phosphoribosyltransferase CobT gives MIKIYTEIERGQNWLERHQKSSPIFALVLGFTETGLIPGISTAGATPEDRKYTAIADAEFIVKGVSPHPRYPLPPLTVGASPAYITRAVVEKLAIPVLVFNAGLPLPPAVDYIELGGQPARCLSTGRALDFDIVKHLFAQGLAWGEKLARQSSYLIIGECVVGGTTTALAILTGLGYRANGKVNSSHPQCNHAQKWAIVEQGLARKEIFDPFEVIAALGDPQQIFVAGMAIAASRQGGVLLAGGTQMLAVSALIKALVAKYAYPVNWENIIVGTTRWVAEDKTGDTVGLARMIGKVPLLATQLNFSASKYPVLQAYEQGFVKEGVGAGGCAIAAYLYQNWTNQDLLKAIENLIGFQL, from the coding sequence ATGATTAAAATTTACACGGAAATCGAACGGGGGCAAAATTGGTTAGAGCGCCATCAAAAATCTTCTCCGATATTTGCCCTAGTTTTGGGGTTTACCGAGACGGGATTAATCCCCGGAATCTCCACCGCCGGTGCTACCCCGGAAGATAGAAAATATACAGCGATCGCCGATGCCGAATTTATCGTTAAAGGAGTTTCACCCCATCCCCGTTATCCCTTACCCCCCCTAACGGTGGGAGCCTCCCCTGCCTATATTACCCGGGCCGTGGTGGAAAAATTAGCCATTCCCGTCCTCGTTTTTAACGCCGGTTTACCCTTGCCCCCGGCCGTCGATTATATCGAACTCGGGGGACAACCGGCCCGTTGTCTCTCCACCGGCCGCGCCCTAGATTTCGACATAGTAAAACACCTGTTCGCCCAAGGATTAGCTTGGGGAGAAAAACTAGCCCGCCAGTCTAGTTATCTAATTATCGGCGAGTGTGTGGTCGGTGGCACCACCACCGCCCTCGCCATCCTCACCGGATTGGGTTATCGAGCCAACGGCAAAGTTAACAGCAGCCATCCCCAGTGCAATCATGCTCAGAAATGGGCAATAGTTGAGCAGGGATTAGCCCGAAAAGAAATTTTTGATCCTTTTGAGGTAATCGCCGCCCTAGGCGATCCTCAGCAGATTTTCGTCGCTGGCATGGCCATCGCCGCCAGTCGCCAGGGTGGGGTACTCCTCGCCGGAGGAACCCAAATGTTAGCCGTTTCTGCCCTAATTAAAGCTCTAGTGGCTAAATATGCCTATCCCGTTAACTGGGAAAATATCATCGTCGGCACAACTCGCTGGGTAGCGGAAGATAAAACGGGGGATACGGTGGGATTAGCCCGAATGATCGGAAAAGTGCCTTTATTAGCCACACAATTAAACTTTTCAGCCTCTAAATACCCGGTTTTGCAAGCTTATGAACAGGGTTTCGTCAAAGAGGGAGTCGGTGCGGGGGGATGTGCGATCGCCGCTTATCTGTACCAGAATTGGACTAATCAAGATTTGCTCAAAGCGATCGAAAATTTAATCGGGTTTCAACTATAG